A genomic segment from Nodularia sphaerocarpa UHCC 0038 encodes:
- a CDS encoding ribbon-helix-helix domain-containing protein yields the protein MHTIARTPTTEMEVTSIRLERELKDKLKEISGNQGYQALIRDILWNYVQQKSGEWKPRFSRADIRASIVATSEQEERCVLTGQLIPPQQPMLLGLTSNGDMVPLSVQSLAS from the coding sequence ATGCATACCATCGCGCGCACTCCCACCACCGAGATGGAAGTTACCAGCATCCGCCTGGAACGGGAACTCAAAGATAAACTCAAAGAAATCTCCGGTAATCAGGGATATCAAGCATTGATTAGAGATATCCTCTGGAATTATGTCCAACAAAAATCAGGTGAGTGGAAACCTCGATTTTCACGCGCCGATATTCGAGCTAGTATAGTTGCTACATCTGAGCAAGAAGAACGTTGTGTACTTACAGGTCAATTAATTCCACCCCAACAACCGATGTTGTTAGGACTCACGAGTAATGGCGATATGGTTCCTCTAAGTGTCCAAAGTTTAGCCTCTTAG